In Anaerolineales bacterium, one DNA window encodes the following:
- a CDS encoding ABC transporter ATP-binding protein, with the protein MSNIALEVCDLVKSFSLDGATINAVDGVSFQVRSGEFVALVGPSGSGKTTMLSMLAALLTPTSGRVLIDGQDLASMDEKKRVKLRREKIGFTFQSNNLIPFLSARENVEFMLRLNGRLDHASRLRSDELLARLGLAERLHNLPAQMSGGQQQRVAIARALIHSPAVVLADEPTASLDTERAFQVVETFANLIHENGRAGIVVTHDLRMCQFVDRVLQMQDGKLVRVYEDKDEIMELARGTIH; encoded by the coding sequence ATGTCAAATATCGCACTTGAAGTTTGTGATTTGGTTAAATCGTTTTCGCTGGATGGCGCAACCATCAACGCGGTGGATGGCGTTTCGTTTCAGGTAAGGTCGGGCGAATTTGTAGCTCTGGTGGGACCCAGTGGTTCCGGCAAGACCACCATGCTGTCCATGCTTGCGGCTTTGCTCACACCCACCAGCGGACGGGTTTTGATTGATGGGCAGGACCTCGCCTCAATGGACGAGAAGAAGCGTGTAAAACTGCGCCGCGAGAAGATCGGTTTTACATTCCAGTCTAATAACCTAATCCCGTTCTTGTCCGCGCGTGAGAATGTGGAATTCATGCTCCGTTTGAACGGCAGGCTGGATCATGCAAGCCGTTTGCGTTCGGATGAATTGCTGGCGCGTCTGGGATTGGCGGAGAGGCTGCATAACCTGCCTGCGCAAATGTCCGGCGGACAGCAACAGCGTGTGGCGATTGCGCGTGCGCTGATCCATAGTCCGGCCGTGGTGCTGGCAGATGAGCCGACCGCATCCCTCGATACCGAACGTGCCTTTCAGGTGGTGGAAACCTTTGCCAACCTTATCCACGAGAATGGGCGCGCAGGCATTGTTGTGACGCATGACCTGCGGATGTGCCAGTTCGTGGACCGCGTCCTGCAAATGCAGGACGGAAAACTGGTACGTGTGTACGAGGATAAGGATGAGATCATGGAGCTTGCACGCGGCACGATCCATTGA
- a CDS encoding flavin monoamine oxidase family protein gives MKSEHTLKEYVDVVRRGIAKSYKSEKPKKVVIVGAGLAGLSAGYELLQAGHEVHILEAQHRIGGRIYTLREPFAQGLYGEAGAMRIPRSHELAMAYIEKFGLKTIDFVMGNPQAYVFIGGIKRRMAEVQANPEALGFDTSATEKGKISGDYWEQAIRPLVEKVEKEGEAGWEQIYAEYDQYSVREFLELNRWSEGMIEMFGLLNNQEAVMNSSFLELFREDGGNYYTNMCQIAGGMDNLSHAFLPALSPHIRYGARMVAIDQTPEEAVIHYRTASGRFEMRADYAIITVPFPVLRHIEVLKPFSRAKQRAIRQLHYDASAKIFFQTRRRFWETDEGIFGGGTVTDLAIRNLFYTNYGQETGRGILLASYTWSEDAQRWGSLPPHERIEQALENVAEIHPQIVAEFEAGASHMWHDDPFAGGAFALFDPGQQTLLHDEIVRPEGRIHFAGEHASLSHAWIQGAFESGLCAAIAVHQS, from the coding sequence ATGAAATCAGAACATACCTTAAAAGAATATGTTGACGTTGTCAGGCGCGGGATAGCAAAGAGCTATAAATCTGAAAAGCCGAAAAAAGTGGTGATTGTTGGCGCCGGGCTGGCCGGCCTCTCCGCGGGCTATGAGCTGTTACAGGCCGGGCATGAAGTGCACATCCTCGAGGCGCAGCACCGCATTGGAGGCAGGATCTACACCCTGCGCGAACCCTTTGCACAGGGGTTATACGGGGAGGCCGGTGCCATGCGGATTCCCCGCTCGCACGAATTGGCGATGGCGTATATCGAAAAATTCGGATTGAAGACCATCGATTTCGTGATGGGAAATCCCCAGGCTTATGTGTTCATAGGCGGGATCAAACGCCGCATGGCGGAAGTACAGGCGAACCCGGAAGCGCTTGGATTTGATACATCCGCCACGGAAAAGGGGAAGATCTCAGGCGACTATTGGGAGCAGGCCATCCGACCGTTGGTGGAAAAGGTGGAGAAGGAGGGCGAGGCGGGCTGGGAACAGATCTATGCGGAATACGACCAGTATTCCGTGCGCGAATTCCTCGAACTGAATCGCTGGTCTGAAGGAATGATCGAGATGTTCGGGCTGTTGAACAATCAGGAGGCGGTCATGAACTCGTCCTTCCTTGAATTGTTCCGCGAGGACGGCGGCAATTATTACACGAACATGTGCCAGATTGCCGGCGGGATGGATAACCTGTCCCATGCGTTTTTGCCCGCGCTATCCCCGCATATCCGATACGGCGCAAGGATGGTTGCCATCGATCAGACTCCCGAGGAGGCTGTCATCCATTACCGGACCGCCTCCGGCCGCTTTGAGATGCGCGCGGATTATGCGATCATCACGGTGCCGTTCCCGGTCCTGCGCCATATTGAAGTGCTCAAACCGTTCTCGCGCGCCAAACAGCGCGCCATCCGCCAGCTGCATTATGATGCCTCCGCCAAAATATTCTTCCAGACGCGCCGCCGATTCTGGGAGACGGACGAAGGCATTTTCGGCGGCGGCACGGTCACAGACCTTGCCATCCGCAACCTGTTTTATACGAATTATGGTCAGGAAACCGGCCGTGGAATTCTGCTTGCCAGCTACACCTGGTCTGAGGACGCCCAGCGCTGGGGCTCGCTTCCGCCGCACGAGCGGATCGAACAGGCGCTGGAAAATGTCGCAGAGATCCATCCCCAGATCGTCGCGGAGTTTGAAGCGGGCGCCTCGCATATGTGGCACGATGATCCATTTGCGGGGGGCGCGTTCGCCCTTTTCGACCCGGGCCAGCAGACGCTGCTCCACGATGAAATTGTCAGGCCGGAGGGGCGCATCCATTTTGCAGGTGAGCATGCCTCGCTTTCTCACGCCTGGATCCAGGGCGCATTTGAATCCGGGTTGTGCGCCGCGATCGCGGTACACCAGAGTTAA
- a CDS encoding glutamine synthetase family protein: MDGKELIKRVKEDNVKFLSLQFTDVMGSVKSVDMPIRHLEGVLEDGAWFDGSSVEGFARIQESDMRLKIDVDTYAVLPWSSPESRRARVFCDIFMPDGKPFEGDPRGTLKRMLKKIADRGWKFNIGPEPEFFLFKGANGHGIHPVPHDTGGYFDFSSFDEAVVVRTALMDALDSMGLDVEVGHHEVALGQHEIDFRYADALKAADNVLTLKYTVKAIAAQHGLVASFMPKPVYGINGSGMHCHQSLFDIKSGENLFFDAKDEAKLSKLAYSFIAGQLEHARALAAVVAPTVNSYKRLVPGYEAPVYIGWAQQNRSALIRIPRYTEGRDKSVRAELRFPDPSSNPYLAFTVMLAAALDGIDRNLIAPKALNNINLYHLDKEERAKLGVTELPGSLGQALAELEKDEVLKAAMEPTTYEAYMRAKLEEWDEYRLRVSDYEIERYLETA, from the coding sequence ATGGACGGTAAAGAATTAATCAAGCGGGTGAAGGAAGACAATGTCAAGTTCCTATCACTGCAATTTACGGATGTGATGGGCTCGGTAAAAAGCGTGGACATGCCGATCCGCCACCTTGAAGGTGTGCTGGAGGACGGCGCGTGGTTCGACGGTTCATCCGTGGAAGGGTTTGCGCGCATTCAGGAAAGCGACATGCGCTTGAAGATCGACGTTGATACCTATGCAGTACTGCCGTGGTCTTCGCCTGAATCCCGCCGCGCGCGCGTGTTTTGCGACATCTTTATGCCAGATGGGAAACCTTTCGAGGGCGACCCGCGCGGCACGCTAAAACGCATGTTGAAAAAGATCGCCGACCGCGGCTGGAAGTTCAACATTGGTCCTGAGCCCGAGTTCTTCCTATTCAAGGGAGCGAACGGACACGGCATTCATCCTGTCCCCCACGATACGGGCGGCTACTTTGATTTTTCATCCTTCGATGAAGCGGTTGTCGTCCGCACCGCGCTGATGGATGCGCTTGACAGCATGGGACTGGACGTGGAAGTGGGTCACCATGAAGTTGCATTGGGACAGCATGAAATTGACTTCCGCTACGCGGACGCGCTCAAAGCTGCCGACAATGTGTTGACCCTTAAGTACACCGTGAAGGCCATCGCCGCCCAGCATGGATTGGTCGCCTCTTTTATGCCGAAGCCTGTGTACGGCATCAATGGTTCCGGTATGCACTGTCACCAGTCTCTCTTTGACATAAAGTCGGGCGAAAATCTTTTCTTCGATGCAAAGGACGAAGCCAAGCTTTCCAAACTGGCGTACTCCTTCATTGCAGGACAGCTGGAACATGCCCGTGCGCTCGCTGCGGTGGTCGCTCCAACCGTAAACTCATACAAGCGCCTGGTGCCCGGCTATGAAGCACCTGTGTATATCGGCTGGGCACAGCAGAACCGTTCGGCATTGATCCGCATTCCGCGCTACACAGAGGGACGTGACAAATCCGTCCGGGCCGAACTGCGCTTCCCCGATCCATCATCAAACCCGTATCTGGCATTCACCGTGATGCTCGCCGCTGCGCTTGACGGCATTGACCGCAATCTCATCGCTCCAAAAGCGCTTAACAACATCAACCTGTACCATCTGGACAAGGAGGAGCGCGCCAAACTCGGCGTGACCGAACTGCCCGGCTCACTGGGACAGGCGTTGGCGGAGTTGGAAAAGGACGAAGTCTTGAAGGCGGCGATGGAGCCCACCACGTACGAAGCGTATATGCGCGCGAAATTGGAGGAATGGGATGAGTACCGCCTGCGCGTGTCGGATTATGAGATCGAACGTTACTTGGAAACAGCATAA
- a CDS encoding methylated-DNA--[protein]-cysteine S-methyltransferase: MENKLEPSQHYRLIEQAIQYIEANAQRQPELEEIASAVGVSGYHFQRMFTQWAGISPKRFLQFLTKEHAKELLNHSENLLETTHQVGLSSLGRLHDLFVNTEAVTPGEYKSRGAGLTIRYGVHPTPFGKCLIATTERGINHLGFVDRSEGKAIDNLVADWEQANMVEDYKSTAPLVTRIFSDPRPDSALSLHLRGTNFQIKVWEALLNIPTGAVTTYEQIAAQIGKPLAVRAVGTAVGHNPIAYLIPCHRVIRKNGDFGNYLYGSARKKAILARELGV; encoded by the coding sequence ATGGAAAACAAACTAGAACCCTCACAACATTATAGATTGATCGAACAGGCCATTCAGTACATCGAAGCCAATGCACAGCGCCAGCCGGAACTGGAAGAGATCGCCTCCGCGGTCGGTGTGAGCGGATATCACTTCCAGCGCATGTTCACACAATGGGCAGGTATCAGCCCCAAGCGCTTCCTGCAATTCCTGACCAAGGAACACGCAAAGGAACTGCTCAACCATTCTGAAAACCTGCTCGAGACCACGCATCAAGTCGGACTTTCGAGCCTGGGACGCCTGCACGATCTATTCGTCAACACGGAGGCAGTGACACCGGGTGAGTACAAATCCCGCGGCGCCGGGCTGACCATCCGGTATGGCGTGCATCCCACCCCTTTCGGCAAATGCCTGATCGCCACCACTGAACGGGGCATCAATCACCTGGGTTTCGTGGACAGGAGCGAAGGCAAAGCCATCGACAATCTGGTTGCGGATTGGGAACAGGCGAACATGGTCGAAGATTACAAATCCACCGCCCCGCTCGTCACCCGCATCTTTTCGGACCCCAGGCCTGATTCAGCGCTCAGCCTTCATCTACGCGGGACGAATTTCCAGATCAAGGTCTGGGAGGCGTTGCTCAACATCCCCACGGGCGCAGTGACCACCTACGAGCAAATCGCTGCGCAAATCGGAAAACCGCTGGCAGTGCGCGCCGTCGGCACCGCTGTTGGACACAACCCGATCGCCTATCTGATCCCATGTCACCGCGTGATACGAAAGAACGGCGACTTCGGAAATTATCTATATGGGTCAGCACGGAAGAAGGCGATTCTGGCCAGGGAACTTGGTGTGTGA
- a CDS encoding adenylate/guanylate cyclase domain-containing protein — translation MTSASLIDTLKSYIPDILQSRILSNPTPPNKPFAENYSTAVLFVDISGFTALTEQFAAKGPSGAEDISAVLNDFYGQWIKIIKAYGGDIIKFAGDGLLVIWQNDNLEEATLHAAQTALEARKKLENFRAGDRTLSTRIAICAGQVDLTGLGGVFNRWEVVITGDAIDQVARAQLSLEPGQIITSPQAWEKLKEHAWGGHVQDGHVLLDGISTKVAGEAERVFDLQENSIPALRSYIPGAIAKRIDAGQSDWLAELRRVTSLFINIPEMTHGTDTDTAQRISEILQSVIYRYEGSVNKIAVDEKGVSLLAAFGLPPFSHEDDPLRGVLAAQDIHTAIMELGLSSYIGVTSGRIFCGVIGNTTRREYTINGDSVNLAARLMHALTAGMNAPDGSEVPILCDSSTHESTKNRVDFITLPPISVRGKSHPVPVFVPQARHAKDMGQIALTDMIGRENERFALAEALRALVTKESRLVVIEGEAGLGKSRLVEELLRQADAMNVNVLLGLAEAIEQSTPYHVWNNIAGKIFNLDEKESVTEQKLFFEKMIEDDEDLKERAPLLSAVLPFMIPDNESTRNVIGDARASAMHKLIIERLEKVAGTSPIVLVIEDVHWLDSGSWALLSLAARRVHPLLIIITMRPLGNAAPIEFVQIREMPSTRLLPLAPLGNIHIETLLCQRLEVKMLPDELVSFIRDKAEGHPFYSEELAYALRDSGFIEIKNNQCTITPRAGKLDDLNLPGSLEGVITSRIDRMPPPHQLTLKVASVIGRVFALQELSAIYPIKSEVTHLPEYLSHLERQELTILDTPDPQTSYLFKHIITQEVAYNLLLFSQRRSLHRAIAEWYEGSFVRDIVTYYPVLAHHWKQADVPQKAIEYLEKAGEMAFRNGAYREAIQFFSQALEKAKTAGDANLSLVKQAYWLRSIGEAQMGLGEMDSARGSFRKATLLLNHPGPTTTTGIIFGVLWQWLIQSLHRRFPGFFIGRLKRKDKELQEAAQTFTHLGYVNYIKLETLPMLYHVLRSLNISEDGGSMSPARVWALGTTSAILGFIPYHSLAKQYAEKALHASAQVDNPRSQMWTHLAVGTYKLGVAEWEASRTSLLKAKELALSTSDRQIEGNAEVVLAGMEYYRGGDFELSQRYYDNLLVQTKQSGNHLHLTWLTYGFSFLHIVRGEFEQALENVKDGESLDPTPINLVHLNCIRGIANWRLGREAEAISHFSNAWQIGQSLPPQVYSLLMAYRTMAQVVSEIHEQGKTFDVRGLRTNSEIRKSFKTIIKLLKKYRPAFLIGEPALLYYQGAQAWMDKRHTIAFKHWHSSAEAARRLSMPWDEANALREIGKHSEGEIRREYLQKALDLFTSSRAQYDMLNTKKLLEEYKKASE, via the coding sequence ATGACCTCCGCATCCCTGATTGACACCCTGAAGAGTTATATCCCCGACATTTTACAGAGCCGTATTTTAAGCAACCCAACTCCGCCCAATAAACCTTTTGCGGAAAATTATTCAACGGCAGTTCTATTCGTGGATATTTCAGGCTTCACCGCGCTGACAGAACAATTCGCGGCAAAGGGACCCTCCGGCGCGGAGGATATTTCCGCGGTATTGAATGATTTTTACGGGCAGTGGATCAAGATCATCAAGGCCTATGGCGGGGATATCATCAAGTTTGCCGGGGACGGGCTGCTGGTTATCTGGCAAAACGACAATCTGGAAGAAGCCACCCTACACGCGGCCCAAACCGCGCTGGAAGCACGCAAAAAGCTGGAGAATTTCCGCGCCGGAGACCGTACCCTCTCCACAAGAATCGCGATCTGCGCCGGGCAGGTCGATTTGACGGGGCTTGGCGGGGTGTTCAACCGCTGGGAGGTTGTCATCACGGGGGATGCCATTGACCAAGTGGCCAGGGCGCAACTATCGCTTGAACCCGGGCAGATCATTACCTCTCCGCAGGCATGGGAAAAGCTCAAGGAGCATGCATGGGGAGGTCATGTCCAGGATGGGCATGTCTTGCTGGACGGGATCAGCACAAAGGTCGCAGGGGAGGCGGAACGCGTCTTTGACCTGCAGGAAAACAGCATCCCGGCATTAAGATCCTACATCCCCGGCGCGATCGCAAAACGCATTGACGCGGGACAGTCCGACTGGCTGGCAGAACTACGGCGTGTCACCAGCCTTTTTATCAACATTCCCGAAATGACCCACGGGACGGATACAGATACCGCGCAAAGAATATCGGAAATATTACAAAGTGTCATTTACCGGTACGAAGGCAGCGTGAACAAGATCGCAGTGGACGAAAAGGGCGTATCCCTTTTGGCGGCATTCGGCCTGCCCCCCTTTTCCCACGAAGACGACCCGTTGCGCGGCGTGCTCGCCGCACAGGACATCCACACCGCGATCATGGAACTCGGCTTGAGTTCCTACATCGGCGTCACCAGCGGACGAATCTTTTGCGGCGTGATCGGAAACACGACCCGCAGGGAATATACGATCAACGGCGATTCGGTAAATTTGGCGGCGCGGCTAATGCACGCGCTTACCGCGGGGATGAATGCGCCGGATGGAAGTGAAGTGCCTATTTTATGCGACTCAAGCACACACGAAAGTACAAAAAATCGTGTGGACTTCATTACCCTGCCACCGATCAGCGTGCGCGGAAAATCACACCCCGTACCTGTTTTTGTACCGCAGGCGCGCCACGCAAAAGACATGGGCCAGATCGCATTGACGGATATGATCGGGCGGGAGAACGAACGCTTTGCGCTGGCGGAGGCCCTGCGCGCGCTAGTCACAAAAGAAAGCAGGCTTGTCGTCATTGAAGGCGAGGCGGGGCTTGGAAAGTCACGGCTGGTGGAGGAACTGCTTCGCCAGGCGGATGCGATGAATGTAAACGTCCTGCTGGGGCTTGCCGAAGCCATCGAACAAAGCACGCCCTACCATGTATGGAATAATATTGCTGGAAAAATATTCAACCTCGATGAAAAGGAAAGCGTGACGGAACAAAAGCTCTTCTTCGAGAAAATGATCGAGGACGATGAAGACCTAAAGGAACGCGCTCCCCTGCTCAGTGCGGTTTTGCCCTTTATGATCCCTGACAATGAAAGCACCAGGAATGTGATCGGCGATGCACGCGCCAGCGCAATGCACAAGCTGATCATAGAGAGGCTTGAGAAGGTTGCCGGCACATCTCCCATTGTTTTGGTGATCGAGGATGTGCACTGGCTGGATTCGGGTTCATGGGCATTGTTGAGTCTTGCAGCACGACGCGTCCATCCGTTACTCATCATCATTACGATGCGCCCGTTGGGAAATGCCGCGCCGATTGAATTTGTGCAAATACGCGAAATGCCATCCACGCGCCTCCTTCCGCTGGCACCGCTCGGTAATATACACATTGAAACACTGTTATGCCAGCGCCTGGAAGTAAAGATGTTGCCCGATGAACTCGTATCCTTCATCCGCGACAAGGCGGAGGGTCATCCCTTTTACAGCGAAGAACTCGCCTACGCATTACGGGACAGCGGTTTTATCGAAATAAAAAACAACCAATGCACTATCACGCCCAGGGCCGGGAAATTGGATGATCTGAACCTGCCCGGCTCGCTGGAGGGGGTCATCACCAGCCGCATAGACAGGATGCCGCCCCCGCATCAACTCACGCTGAAAGTTGCATCTGTCATCGGTCGCGTGTTTGCCCTCCAGGAATTATCTGCGATCTATCCGATTAAATCGGAAGTGACCCACCTGCCTGAATATCTCTCCCATCTCGAGAGACAGGAGCTGACCATCCTGGACACTCCCGACCCTCAAACCTCCTATTTATTCAAGCACATCATCACCCAGGAAGTGGCATACAACCTGCTGCTCTTCTCGCAGAGACGCTCCCTGCACCGCGCCATCGCAGAATGGTACGAGGGTTCATTCGTGCGCGATATCGTCACCTACTATCCTGTGCTTGCCCATCATTGGAAACAGGCGGATGTGCCTCAAAAAGCAATCGAGTATCTTGAAAAAGCGGGTGAGATGGCTTTTCGAAACGGCGCATATCGTGAAGCCATCCAATTCTTCTCGCAGGCATTGGAAAAAGCGAAGACTGCCGGAGATGCCAATCTGTCTCTCGTTAAACAGGCATACTGGTTGAGGTCCATAGGTGAAGCGCAGATGGGCCTCGGCGAGATGGACTCCGCACGCGGCTCCTTCCGCAAAGCCACCCTGCTTCTCAACCATCCCGGTCCAACGACAACCACCGGGATCATCTTTGGCGTACTGTGGCAGTGGCTCATCCAAAGCCTGCACCGCCGTTTCCCCGGATTTTTTATCGGGCGGTTGAAAAGGAAGGACAAGGAACTCCAGGAGGCCGCGCAGACCTTTACCCATCTCGGCTATGTTAATTACATCAAACTGGAAACTCTGCCAATGCTGTATCACGTGCTGCGGAGTTTAAACATTTCCGAGGATGGTGGCAGCATGTCTCCTGCGAGGGTATGGGCATTGGGGACCACAAGCGCGATCCTGGGGTTTATCCCCTACCATTCGCTGGCTAAGCAGTATGCCGAGAAGGCATTACATGCTTCGGCGCAGGTCGACAATCCACGCTCGCAAATGTGGACACATCTTGCAGTGGGCACATACAAACTCGGTGTGGCGGAGTGGGAAGCATCACGTACGTCCCTGCTAAAAGCGAAGGAACTTGCGTTAAGCACATCCGACAGACAGATCGAGGGCAATGCCGAAGTCGTGCTGGCAGGCATGGAATATTATCGCGGCGGCGATTTTGAACTAAGCCAGAGGTATTACGACAACCTGCTGGTCCAAACAAAACAATCTGGAAATCATCTGCACCTGACCTGGTTAACGTACGGGTTTTCCTTCCTGCACATCGTCCGCGGGGAATTCGAGCAGGCCCTTGAGAACGTCAAGGACGGCGAGAGTCTCGATCCCACCCCGATCAACCTTGTCCATTTGAACTGTATCCGAGGGATTGCCAACTGGCGGCTGGGCAGGGAGGCTGAAGCGATCAGTCATTTTTCAAATGCCTGGCAGATCGGGCAGTCCCTGCCTCCACAGGTCTATTCGCTGTTGATGGCGTACCGCACCATGGCGCAGGTGGTGTCTGAAATCCACGAGCAGGGAAAGACATTTGATGTTCGCGGTTTGCGCACAAACAGTGAAATCAGGAAGTCATTCAAAACGATCATCAAACTACTTAAGAAATACAGACCCGCCTTCCTGATTGGAGAACCCGCGCTGCTCTACTACCAGGGCGCGCAGGCATGGATGGATAAGAGACATACCATAGCCTTCAAACACTGGCATTCCAGTGCAGAAGCCGCGCGTCGTCTTTCCATGCCCTGGGACGAAGCCAATGCCCTGCGCGAGATCGGCAAACACTCTGAGGGCGAAATCCGCAGGGAATACCTGCAAAAAGCGCTTGACTTGTTCACATCGTCGCGGGCACAATATGACATGCTGAATACAAAAAAGCTGTTGGAGGAATATAAAAAGGCTTCCGAATGA
- a CDS encoding EamA family transporter: MKTKIWIALLALYIVWGSTYLGIKVAIETIPPFFHAGIRFLISGMILVIWQRSSGIQMPTRSQWISTAIIGNLLLLGGNGLVSWAEQFIPSGIAALVISSVPIFLVIGEALRPGGVKPNWQAILGILIGFAGIYVLVGPSKDTDGMVLNVFGVVALLSACVLWTFGSIYSKNADLPKSVLMSTGAQMLMGSVGLFIVSGLTGELSGWDVTAVSARSIYGVLYLIFIGSLIGFVSYGWLLQNAPISLVATYAYVNPIVAVLLGNWFGNEPLEPRIWLATAIIIGSVMFINSRSKPRVRKEAEEVVHGE; this comes from the coding sequence ATGAAAACTAAAATCTGGATTGCACTACTGGCGCTCTACATTGTTTGGGGTTCGACCTACCTGGGAATCAAGGTTGCCATTGAAACCATCCCGCCGTTCTTTCATGCGGGGATTCGGTTTCTCATCTCGGGCATGATTTTGGTGATTTGGCAGCGTTCTTCAGGTATTCAAATGCCTACACGCAGCCAGTGGATTTCCACTGCCATCATCGGCAATCTGCTCCTGCTTGGCGGCAATGGGTTGGTCTCCTGGGCAGAACAATTCATCCCCTCCGGAATTGCGGCACTGGTCATTAGTTCTGTACCGATATTCCTCGTGATCGGGGAAGCCCTTCGCCCGGGCGGTGTGAAGCCGAACTGGCAAGCCATTCTGGGCATCCTGATCGGCTTTGCAGGCATCTACGTGCTGGTCGGTCCGTCAAAGGACACGGACGGCATGGTACTTAACGTCTTTGGCGTGGTCGCCCTGCTCTCCGCCTGCGTGTTATGGACATTTGGCTCCATTTACAGCAAAAACGCCGACCTGCCAAAGTCCGTCTTAATGTCCACGGGCGCGCAGATGCTGATGGGCAGTGTTGGCTTGTTCATCGTTTCAGGTTTGACGGGCGAATTGAGCGGTTGGGATGTAACTGCCGTGTCGGCACGCTCGATCTACGGGGTGCTATACCTGATCTTCATCGGTTCGTTGATCGGTTTCGTTTCATACGGCTGGCTGTTGCAGAATGCACCGATCTCGCTGGTGGCAACATACGCCTATGTCAACCCGATCGTGGCGGTACTGCTCGGCAATTGGTTTGGAAATGAACCGCTCGAGCCGCGCATCTGGCTGGCGACAGCGATCATCATCGGGTCGGTCATGTTCATTAATAGCAGAAGCAAGCCTCGGGTCCGAAAAGAGGCGGAGGAGGTTGTCCATGGAGAGTGA
- the asnS gene encoding asparagine--tRNA ligase — protein MAEHVSVSKISNHIGQDVILKGWVYNRTDKGKLCFLLVRDGSGFVQCVAFKGDLESELFETISKLPQESSVIITGAVREDKRAPGIPGGYEVGIKDLQVVQAADIDYPMALKDHGPDFALDHRHLWIRMQSQWAILKVRVRVMSAVREYLDGHGFFNLDTPILTPAAAEGTTTLFETEYFDEGSAFLAQTGQLYNEANIFAFGKVYCFGPTFRAEKSKTRRHLTEFWMLEPEIAFCDLDGLMEVEEGLITYIVQTVLKDCATELKFLERDVTKLENVAGPFPRMSYDDAVKHLIELYEKEADPERKELLKFEWGMDFGAPHEAELTKLHDKPVFVYGYPSAVKAFYMEPWPDRPEVCKSVDLLAPEGYGEICGGSERISDHDALLARIKKEGLPEEAFKWYLELRKFGSVPHSGFGMGVERVTAWLCGIEHIREAIPFPRTIKRVYP, from the coding sequence ATGGCTGAACACGTCAGCGTTTCAAAAATTTCAAACCATATCGGGCAGGACGTCATCCTCAAGGGCTGGGTCTACAACCGCACGGACAAAGGCAAGCTGTGCTTTTTGCTCGTCCGCGACGGTTCGGGCTTTGTGCAGTGCGTCGCCTTCAAAGGTGACCTGGAGTCCGAACTCTTCGAGACCATCTCCAAACTGCCGCAAGAATCGTCCGTGATTATCACGGGCGCGGTGCGTGAAGATAAGCGCGCGCCCGGCATCCCCGGCGGCTACGAAGTCGGCATCAAGGATTTGCAGGTTGTCCAAGCCGCGGATATTGATTATCCGATGGCGCTCAAAGACCACGGTCCCGATTTTGCGCTCGACCATCGTCACCTGTGGATTCGGATGCAAAGCCAATGGGCGATTTTGAAAGTACGCGTGCGCGTCATGTCCGCGGTGCGCGAGTATTTGGACGGTCACGGCTTCTTCAACCTCGACACCCCCATCCTGACCCCCGCCGCCGCCGAAGGGACAACCACCCTCTTCGAAACCGAATATTTCGACGAAGGTTCTGCTTTCCTCGCGCAGACGGGTCAACTTTACAACGAAGCCAATATCTTCGCGTTTGGAAAAGTCTACTGTTTCGGTCCCACCTTCCGCGCGGAGAAGTCCAAGACGCGCCGCCACCTGACCGAGTTCTGGATGCTCGAACCCGAAATTGCTTTCTGCGACCTGGACGGGCTGATGGAAGTGGAAGAAGGACTCATCACCTACATCGTCCAAACCGTGCTGAAGGACTGTGCCACCGAGTTGAAATTCCTCGAGCGCGATGTGACCAAATTGGAGAATGTCGCCGGCCCCTTCCCGCGCATGTCGTATGACGATGCGGTAAAACACCTGATCGAACTCTACGAAAAAGAGGCCGACCCCGAACGCAAGGAACTGCTCAAATTCGAATGGGGCATGGACTTCGGCGCTCCGCACGAGGCCGAGCTGACGAAACTGCACGACAAGCCTGTTTTCGTGTACGGCTATCCATCTGCGGTGAAGGCTTTCTACATGGAGCCCTGGCCGGATCGCCCCGAAGTCTGCAAGTCTGTGGATCTGCTTGCGCCGGAAGGCTACGGCGAGATCTGCGGCGGCTCCGAGCGCATTTCCGACCATGATGCCCTGCTGGCGAGAATCAAAAAAGAGGGTCTGCCAGAGGAAGCCTTCAAATGGTATTTGGAACTGCGGAAATTCGGCTCGGTCCCTCACTCGGGGTTCGGCATGGGCGTGGAACGGGTCACGGCGTGGCTGTGCGGCATCGAGCACATCCGCGAGGCAATTCCCTTTCCAAGGACGATCAAGAGGGTGTATCCATAA